One window of Salminus brasiliensis chromosome 16, fSalBra1.hap2, whole genome shotgun sequence genomic DNA carries:
- the fam89b gene encoding leucine repeat adapter protein 25 — protein MNGSQMEESPGGSASAIEGLPPLPKGLSGILNSRGGSWRDIEKVHRKRTRIQADLSKSRVSEGLGFSKPTSLDAALAMLRKEMVGLRQLDMSLLCQLWSLYESIQEYKGVFQDISVTLGETSFTFEEEEDEEEKEDTAESVTMDTTQPRPQPAQNSRDQWVKNSFRIPL, from the exons ATGAACGGGTCCCAGATGGAGGAGTCTCCAGGTGGGAGTGCGTCTGCCATTGAAGGGCTGCCCCCTTTACCTAAAGGTCTGAGTGGCATCCTGAACTCCAGAGGTGGATCCTGGAGGGACATTGAGAAGGTTCACCGTAAAAGAACCCGAATTCAGGCTGACCTCAGCAAGTCcagagtgagtgagggtctgggCTTCAGTAAGCCCACCAGTCTGGACGCTGCGCTGGCCATGCTGAGGAAGGAAATG gtgGGTCTGAGGCAGTTGGACATGTCCCTGCTGTGCCAGCTGTGGTCACTCTATGAGTCCATTCAGGAGTACAAAGGAGTGTTCCAGGACATCTCTGTCACTCTGGGGGAGACCTCCTTCACCtttgaggaagaggaggatgaggaagaaaaggaagacaCTGCTGAGAGCGTAACCATGGACACCACACAGCCCCGCCCACAGCCTGCTCAAAACTCCCGTGACCAGTGGGTTAAAAACTCTTTCCGGATCCCCCTTTAA
- the frmd8 gene encoding FERM domain-containing protein 8 — protein sequence MDGDECEFSDPELSHSHRGSVASSLSRAQDVLVYLVGDSAVHLCVEGVGSVCVQELGRLVRQPLGVAESDQDAFAFWLCSPLLELQLKPKHQPYKLCRQWQDLLYRFTDASTEDISLDEPCLQYKRNVFYPKSKELQVEDEGVLKLLYDEARLNVLEDRYPCDPEHWIRLGALSCAIEFGLGLDDQKLLAAVREKKLSSFLPAHVVLGSGGFFSSLRARGGRQAELEQSLLKEYRTLSGAHGSAALFRQYLSTCHMLPYYGCAFFMGEIDKPAQGLLHRGGRKSVSVGISLEGVYVMDTKEKHVLLGLRFSELSWDHTYPETEGDSHILWLEFDGEEDGTPVNKLLKIYSKQAELMNGLIEFCVELRSVGDAAAAAEMDGDAAVSHTPASQVQERRGRLRRQSSVICSRVHTLSTISYVDDGKEIKRLKPKRAASFFTRQAPPTYSTVQVTDGLEQG from the exons ATGGACGGTGATGAGTGCGAGTTTTCGGATCCTGAGCTGTCTCACTCTCACCGCGGCAGTGtggcctcctctctctcccgcG ccCAAGACGTGCTGGTGTACCTGGTGGGTGACAGCGCGGTGCACCTGTGTGTGGAGGGcgtggggagtgtgtgtgtgcaggagttGGGCCGCTTGGTCCGGCAGCCTCTCGGCGTTGCAGAATCTGATCAGGACGCCTTCGCTTTCTGGCTCTGCTCCCCTCTACTCG AGCTGCAGCTGAAGCCGAAGCACCAGCCCTATAAACTTTGCCGGCAGTGGCAGGACCTGCTGTACCGCTTCACTGATGCCTCCACAGAGGACATCTCTCTAG ACGAGCCGTGTCTTCAGTACAAAAGGAACGTTTTTTATCCCAAGTCGAAAGAACTTCAG GTAGAGGACGAGGGTGTGTTGAAGCTTCTGTACGACGAAGCCCGGTTAAATGTCCTGGAGGATCGTTATCCGTGTGATCCGGAGCACTGGATCCGGCTCGGAGCTCTGAGTTGCGCCATAGAGTTTGGCTTGGGGCTGGACGACCAAAAACTCCTTGCAGCTGTCAG AGAGAAGAAGCTGTCCTCCTTCCTGCCGGCCCACGTGGTTCTGGGCTCTGGGGGGTTTTTCTCGAGTCTGCGAGCGCGGGGGGGTCGTCAGGCAGAGCTGGAGCAGAGCCTCCTCAAAGAGTATCGCACTCTGAGTGGTGCCCACGGATCCGCAGCGCTCTTCAGACAGTACCTCAGCACCTGCCACATGCTGCCTTACTATGG CTGCGCCTTCTTCATGGGTGAGATTGATAAGCCAGCGCAGGGCCTCCTGCACCGCggagggaggaagagcgttAGCGTGGGGATCAGTCTGGAGGGCGTGTACGTCATGGACACCAAAGAAAAG CATGTGCTGCTGGGTCTGCGGTTCAGCGAGCTCTCGTGGGACCACACGTACCCTGAGACTGAGGGGGACTCTCACATCCTGTGGCTGGAGTTCGACGGGGAGGAAGATGGAACACCTGTCAACAAATTACTGAAGATTTACTCCAAACAG GCGGAGCTGATGAACGGTCTGATCGAGTTCTGTGTGGAGCTGCGGTCAGTAGGGGatgctgcagcagctgcagagATGGATGGAGACGCTGCTGTTTCACACACACCTGCGAGCCAGGTGCAGGAGAGGCGGGGCCGGCTGCGTAGACAGAGCAGTGTGATCTGCAGCCGcgtacacacactcagcaccaTCAGCTATGTGGATGACG GTAAAGAGATAAAGCGTCTGAAGCCAAAGAGAGCCGCCTCCTTCTTCACCCGACAGGCCCCGCCCACTTACTCTACCGTTCAGGTGACAGATGGTTTGGAGCAGGGCTGA
- the znrd2 gene encoding protein ZNRD2 — translation MALNADEEDFEWEPPTEAEMKVIQARRERQDKISKLMGDYLLKGYKMLGESCELCGTILLQDKQKKNYCVACQELDSDVDKDNPALNAQAALSQVRERQLATQPLPQANGVLPADPPLSITGLPRPEHCEGAASGLRGPLPPLQPPTLPAPSGSPAFVPPASATLQATPPPPAPPHSHPALAHAEEAVLHKLRWATQELQQAVSVETSIQLCSLIRTCADSLRSIKELRLS, via the exons ATGGCGCTGAACGCAG ACGAGGAAGACTTTGAATGGGAGCCCCCCACCGAGGCGGAGATGAAGGTGATCCAGGCCCGGAGAGAGCGCCAGGACAAAATCAGCAAGCTGATGGGAGATTACCTGCTGAAAGGCTATAAAATGCTGGGCGAGAGCTGCGAGCTGTGCGGG ACCATCCTCCTCCAGGATAAGCAGAAGAAGAATTACTGTGTTGCGTGTCAGGAGCTGGACTCGGATGTTGACAAAGACAACCCAG cTCTGAACGCCCAGGCGGCTCTGTCACAGGTACGCGAGCGTCAGCTGGCCACTCAGCCCCTCCCCCAGGCCAACGGTGTGCTGCCTGCTGACCCGCCCCTCTCCATCACGGGCCTGCCGAGGCCAGAGCACTGCGAGGGTGCGGCGTCAGGACTCCGAGGCCCGCTCCCGCCTTTACAGCCCCCCACGCTGCCCGCCCCCTCTGGCAGCCCCGCCTTCGTCCCGCCCGCCAGTGCCACCCTGCAGGCCACCCCGCCTCCCCCCGCCCCGCCACACTCCCACCCAGCCCTCGCGCATGCCGAGGAGGCTGTCCTGCACAAACTGCGCTGGGCCACGCAGGAGCTGCAGCAGGCTGTCTCCGTGGAAACCAGCATCCAGCTGTGCAGCCTCATCCGCACCTGCGCAGACTCACTACGCAGCATTAAAGAACTGCGGCTATCCTAA